A window of Plantibacter sp. PA-3-X8 genomic DNA:
CGGCGAGCAGTCGGCGTGCCTGGTTGGGAAAGCCCAGCTCGGCACGGTCGGGCAGTCTGGGCGTGGTGGCGCCACCACGGACGCGGTCGACGAGGCCCTCCGTCGCGAGTTGCTCGATGTCACGTCGCACGGTCATCTCGCTGACGCCGAGTGCGGTCGCGAGGTCGACGACGCTCGCCGCACCGTTGCGGCGCACCTCCGACATGATCTGCGATCTGCGTTCCGCACCGAGCACAGCGTCCTCCTTCGACCCGGTTGCCAGTCTGGCACGCGCGCACGGCGAACCTCGGCACCGGCGATCCACGACGACGAGACGGAGGCGGACAACGCATGCGTGAGGGACGACATCGGGACTGGTTCGGCGACGAGGTGCGCGACGGCACCTACGGCTACGACCTCGAGGGGCTCCTGGCGGTCGAACCGGTCGTGCCGCCGGCTGGATTCGAGGAGCTGTGGCGCGGGTGGTACGCGGCGGCACGCGAGGTGTCCCCGGATCCGGTCCTGACCCCGATCGGCCGGCAGGGTGCGCACGAGGTCTTCGTCGTCGAGCACACGGTCGCCGACGGCCTCCGCCTGCGTGGATGGCTCGCGACGCCGGCGGACGGGCAGGCGCGCTTCGGGATGGTGCACGGGCACGGCTACGGCGGACGGGACGCACCAGATTGGTCCCGCGTCCCGGACGACGCCGCCGTCATCTTCCCGATCGCCCGCGGTCAGGGCGTCTTCAACACCGGACTCGGGGCACCGACGCCGGAGGACGGACACGTCCTGTTCGGCATCGACAGCGTCGAGCGGTACGCGCTCGGCCGCTGTGCCGTCGACCTCTGGCACGCGGCGTCGGCGCTGCTCGACGTCGTCGGACCGCTCCCGCTCTACTTCGTCGGTGAGAGCTTCGGCGGTGGGATCGGCGCGCTCGCCCTGCCGTGGGACGACCGCTTCGTCGGAGCGACGCTCGTGGTGCCGAGCTTCGGTCAGTACGACGTGCGCCTGCGCCTGCCGTGCGAGGGGAGCGGGGAGCGGGTGCGACACCACGTCGCCGAGCACCCCGAGGCGCGCGAGGTTCTGCGGTTCTTCGACGCGTCGACGGCCGCGGGGTTCGTCCACGTGCCGGTGCGGGTGGAGGCCGCGCTCTGGGACGGACACGTGCCACCACCCGGGCAGTTCGCCGTAGCCAACGCGCTCGAGGACCTCGAGCTGAGTGTCCTCCCCGCCGGGCACACCGAGTACCCGGGGCTCGAAGCCGTGCTGGAGGAGTCGTACGCGGCGACGAGGGCGCACGCACTCCGGTCGGTCGCGCGGGCGGTGGACGGATCGACGATCGAGAGGTGAGAGGGTGGACGGATGATCGCTGCGCTCACGCTCCCCGCCACCCTCACCACGCCAGGACAGGAGCTACTGCTGCGCCGGGCCACCCTCGCCGACCTCGATGCGCTGATGGCGCTCCTCGCAGACGACCCGATCAGCGCGTCCCGTGGTGACCAGGCCCAGGAGAGCGACCTCCCCGCCTACGAGCGTGCGCTCGCGGACCTCATCGACGATCCGGCGAACGAGATCCTGCTGGTCGTCGACGCGGCGGACGCCGTCATCGCGACGATGCAGCTGACCCGCATCCCCGGGATGGCCCGTCGCGGCTCGACACGGCTGCTGGTCGAAGCGGTGCGTGTGTCCTCGAGCCTGCGATCCGGCGGCGTCGGAACGGCCATGATGCGCTGGGTGACGGACATCGCCGCTCCGACGACCGGTTCGTCGATCGTGCAGTTGACCTCCGACGAGGCCCGGGTCGACGCCCACCGCTTCTACGAACGCCTCGGCTTCGTCGGCTCGCACCGCGGCTTCAAGTACGCCGTGACGGCCGTGAGCTGACATGGAGTTCGTCCGCACACTCGCCCGCTGGCTCCTCGGAGCCGTCCTCACCTTCGCCGGCGTCGGCCACCTCACCTTCGCGCGGCAGTCGTTCGTCGCCCAGGCGCCGCAGTGGTTGCCCCTGCCGGTCGACGTGGTCGTCGTTGCGTCGGGAGTCGTCGAGATCCTGCTCGGCCTCTCGCTGATCCTGCTCGCCCGGTACCGCGTCGCCGTCGGCTGGATCGTCGCCGCCTTCTTCGTCGCCGTCTTCCCCGGCAACCTCGAGCAGTTCGTCCGCGGAACCGACGCCTTCGGGTTGGACAGCGACATCGCCCGTGCCGTCCGCCTGGTCTTCCAGCCCGTCCTCGTCCTCTGGGCCCTGTGGTCCACCGGTGCCTGGCGCGCGTGGCGGTCGCGGCGCCGCCGGAACACGACGCGCTGAGCGCGATCGCTAGGACGCCTAGTCATCTCGCCCGGGTGCCTGTCAAGGGGCCCTGGTTCGCAGCATCCGTCCGGCAGGGTTGATCCATGCGATGCATTACCTATGCCGGCGAGAACGTCGTGACGACCGACGAGGTCGCGCAGCTCCTGGTCGAACTGACGGCGGAACTGGCCAAGCGCGGCCGTGCCGAGGCCGTCACCATCCCGATCGTGGTCGAGTCCGACGGCGATGAGGACGGGCCGGCGTCCGCGCAGCTCGTCATCGGCCTCGGCAACGACGTCCTCTCGGTGCCCCACAGCTGGACCGACGAGGTCCCCGACTTCAGTGAGGGACGAGACCGCCTGCAGGGCTACCTCGACGACATCCGCCCGTCAACGACGGCCTACGAGCCGCGCGACTCCATCGAGACCACGGACGTGCTCGAAGACCCTGACCTCGACCTGCGCGACTTCACCCGCTGAGTCGTCCCTGAACGACGACGCCGGCGTCGACCCCTCGGGTCGACGCCGGCGTTCGTTCGGGTCCGCTCAGCGCGGGAGCGGCAGCTTGGCCGTCTCGCGGGCCCGCAGCACGACGATCAACGTGATGAGCGCCGCCGCCATCACGTAGAACGCGGGCGCGAACCGGTTGCCCGTCGAGGCGATCAGGAACGTCGCGAAGTAGGGTGTGATCCCACCGAACACGGCGACCGACAGGTTGTACGCGATCGCCATCGAGCCGTAACGGATACTGGTCGGGAACAGCTCGGCCATCGCAGCACTCGACGCACCGTCGTACGCCGCCATGAAGACGCCGAGGATCACCATCGCGACAGCAGCGGCGGCGAAGTTGCCCGCACTCATGAGCATGAGCGTCGGATACGTCAACACCAGGAACCCGACGCAACCGGCGATCATCACGGGCTTCCGTCCGATGCGGTCGCTCAGCAGGCCCATGAAGGGTACGAGGATCGCGATCGCGAGCAGCCCGAGCACCGTGACCCCGTAGCTGAGCGGCTGCGAGTAGCCGAGGTCGGTCTGCAGGTACGACGGCATGAAGGTCTGCAGGATCCAGTGGCCGACCGCCTTGATCACGACGAAGCCGACGCAGAAGAGCAGCGCCTTCCACGAGGTCCGCAACGACGTGCGCAGCGGTGACTTCGAGACGGCCCCCTTCGCTTGGATCGCCTGGAACTCCGGGGTGTCCTCGAGCTTGTTCCGCAGGTAGAGGCCGGCGAGGCCGAGTGGCAGGGCGAGGAAGAAGAGGGCGCGCCAACCCCACTCGTTGAGGGCGTCCGTGCCGAGTGTGGAGGTGAAGAGGAGGACGAGACCTGCCCCGACCACGAAGGCCGCGAAGCCGAACACGTCGATGAAGCTCGTCACGAAGCCGCGTCGGTTGGACGGGGCGTACTCGGCGAGGAGCGTCGTGGCGCCGGAGCTCTCGCCGCCGGCGGCGAAGCCCTGCACGAGCCGCACGATGACGAGCAGGATCGGCGCCCAGAGGCCGATGAGGTCGAACGTCGGTAGCAGACCCATCACGACCGTCGCCCCGGAGGTCACGAGGATCACCGTCGCGAGGACCGTCTTGCGCCCGATGCGGTCGCCGAGCGAGCCCCAGAAGAGGCCACCGAGGGGGCGCATCACGAAGCCGGCGCCGAACACCGCGAACGCGGACAGGAGGGCCGCCTGCGTGTTGCCCTGCTGGAAGAAGTTGAGGCTGATGACCGTCGCGAGCGTGCCGTACAGACCGAAGTCGAACCATTCGACGA
This region includes:
- a CDS encoding acetylxylan esterase — encoded protein: MREGRHRDWFGDEVRDGTYGYDLEGLLAVEPVVPPAGFEELWRGWYAAAREVSPDPVLTPIGRQGAHEVFVVEHTVADGLRLRGWLATPADGQARFGMVHGHGYGGRDAPDWSRVPDDAAVIFPIARGQGVFNTGLGAPTPEDGHVLFGIDSVERYALGRCAVDLWHAASALLDVVGPLPLYFVGESFGGGIGALALPWDDRFVGATLVVPSFGQYDVRLRLPCEGSGERVRHHVAEHPEAREVLRFFDASTAAGFVHVPVRVEAALWDGHVPPPGQFAVANALEDLELSVLPAGHTEYPGLEAVLEESYAATRAHALRSVARAVDGSTIER
- a CDS encoding GNAT family N-acetyltransferase; translated protein: MIAALTLPATLTTPGQELLLRRATLADLDALMALLADDPISASRGDQAQESDLPAYERALADLIDDPANEILLVVDAADAVIATMQLTRIPGMARRGSTRLLVEAVRVSSSLRSGGVGTAMMRWVTDIAAPTTGSSIVQLTSDEARVDAHRFYERLGFVGSHRGFKYAVTAVS
- a CDS encoding MFS transporter, which codes for MDESRTQATALAEAAAHSAQTPYDDAERSRRMRKVIWAAGAGHFVEWFDFGLYGTLATVISLNFFQQGNTQAALLSAFAVFGAGFVMRPLGGLFWGSLGDRIGRKTVLATVILVTSGATVVMGLLPTFDLIGLWAPILLVIVRLVQGFAAGGESSGATTLLAEYAPSNRRGFVTSFIDVFGFAAFVVGAGLVLLFTSTLGTDALNEWGWRALFFLALPLGLAGLYLRNKLEDTPEFQAIQAKGAVSKSPLRTSLRTSWKALLFCVGFVVIKAVGHWILQTFMPSYLQTDLGYSQPLSYGVTVLGLLAIAILVPFMGLLSDRIGRKPVMIAGCVGFLVLTYPTLMLMSAGNFAAAAVAMVILGVFMAAYDGASSAAMAELFPTSIRYGSMAIAYNLSVAVFGGITPYFATFLIASTGNRFAPAFYVMAAALITLIVVLRARETAKLPLPR